In Clupea harengus chromosome 1, Ch_v2.0.2, whole genome shotgun sequence, one DNA window encodes the following:
- the srl gene encoding sarcalumenin isoform X2, producing MKAIVSICCMLSLLLLITADEEEDVLSSIVRDRSHIEETLRLAAEENSGDYAAALQKLMKIYHSSIKPMEQAYKYNELRQHEISDGEITSKPMVLFLGPWSVGKSSMINYLLGLQDLPYQLYTGAEPTTSEFTVIMHGEKIRSVEGIVMAADSSRSFSPLEKFGQNFLEKLIGIEMPHKLLERVTFVDTPGIIENRKQQERGYPFNDVCQWFIDRADLIFVVFDPTKLDVGLELEMLFRQLKGRESQIRIILNKADNLATQDLMRVYGALFWSLAPLINVTEPPRVYVSSFWPYDYAPDTSRELFKREEISLLEDLNQVIENRLENKIAFIRQHGIRVRIHGLLVDRYVQTFKERMSFFSDPDLVFKEIVDDPDKFFIFKSILAKTNVSKFDLPNRDAYRDFFGVNAVTNFKPLTAQCSYMGGCLLEKIERAITADLPALLSSLTSGKNPIFSSCEATGCGEKPKNRYRRN from the exons ATGAAGGCCATAGTCTCCATCTGCTGCATGCTatctctgctcctcctcatcacagcag atgaggaggaggatgtgctCTCTTCTATCGTGAGGGATCGCTCCCACATCGAAGAGACTCTGAGACTGGCCGCTGAGGAAAACTCTGGAGATTATGCAG CTGCACTGCAGAAACTGATGAAGATCTATCACTCCTCCATCAAGCCAATGGAACAAGCTTACAAGTACAATGAATTACGACAACATGAGATTTCAG ATGGAGAAATCACTTCCAAGCCCATGGTGCTGTTTCTGGGCCCGTGGAGTGTAGGCAAGTCATCTATGATCAACTACCTGCTGGGCCTACAGGACTTACCTTACCAGCTCTACACAG GCGCTGAACCCACTACCTCAGAATTTACCGTGATAATGCACGGAGAGAAGATACGCTCAGTGGAGGGCATTGTTATGGCTGCTGACAGTTCACGCTCTTTCTCACCCCTGGAGAAGTTTGGACAGAACTTCCTGGAGAAGCTTATTGGCATTGAGATGCCCCATAAGCTACTTGAAAGGGTCACCTTTGTCGACACACCTGGAATTATTGAGAACCGCAAGCAGCAAGAGAGAG GTTACCCCTTCAATGATGTGTGCCAGTGGTTCATTGACCGTGCTGACTTGATCTTTGTGGTATTTGACCCAACCAAGTTGGATGTGGGTCTGGAGTTGGAAATGCTTTTCCGCCAATTGAAGGGTCGCGAATCCCAAATACGCATCATCCTGAACAAAGCTGACAACTTGGCAACCCAGGACCTAATGCGTGTGTATGGTGCCCTGTTCTGGAGTTTAGCTCCGCTTATCAATGTTACTGAGCCACCCCGTGTCTACGTCAGCTCCTTCTGGCCCTACGACTACGCACCTGACACAAGTCGAGAGCTTTTCAAGCGTGAGGAGATCTCTCTCCTGGAGGACCTTAACCAGGTGATTGAGAACCGTCTAGAAAACAAGATAGCCTTCATCCGTCAGCATGGTATCCGCGTGCGCATCCATGGCCTGCTGGTAGACCGCTATGTCCAAACCTTCAAAGAGAGGATGAGCTTTTTCAGTGACCCTGATTTAGTTTTTAAAGAGATCGTAGATGACCCAGACAAATTCTTTATCTTCAAGTCCATCCTGGCCAAGACCAATGTCAGCAAGTTTGATCTGCCCAACCGTGATGCCTACCGTGATTTCTTTGGCGTCAACGCAGTGACTAATTTCAAGCCACTCACTGCCCAATGTTCCTACATGGGTGGCTGCCTGCTGGAAAAGATTGAGAGGGCCATCACGGCTGATCTTCCAGCCCTCCTAAGCAGCCTCACCTCTGGCAAAAACCCCATATTCTCTTCCTGCGAGGCCACCGGATGTGGGGAAAAGCCAAAAAACCGCTACAGAAGAAACTGa
- the srl gene encoding sarcalumenin isoform X1 — MKAIVSICCMLSLLLLITADEEEDVLSSIVRDRSHIEETLRLAAEENSGDYAAALQKLMKIYHSSIKPMEQAYKYNELRQHEISAYPGRTLGDSATDGEITSKPMVLFLGPWSVGKSSMINYLLGLQDLPYQLYTGAEPTTSEFTVIMHGEKIRSVEGIVMAADSSRSFSPLEKFGQNFLEKLIGIEMPHKLLERVTFVDTPGIIENRKQQERGYPFNDVCQWFIDRADLIFVVFDPTKLDVGLELEMLFRQLKGRESQIRIILNKADNLATQDLMRVYGALFWSLAPLINVTEPPRVYVSSFWPYDYAPDTSRELFKREEISLLEDLNQVIENRLENKIAFIRQHGIRVRIHGLLVDRYVQTFKERMSFFSDPDLVFKEIVDDPDKFFIFKSILAKTNVSKFDLPNRDAYRDFFGVNAVTNFKPLTAQCSYMGGCLLEKIERAITADLPALLSSLTSGKNPIFSSCEATGCGEKPKNRYRRN, encoded by the exons ATGAAGGCCATAGTCTCCATCTGCTGCATGCTatctctgctcctcctcatcacagcag atgaggaggaggatgtgctCTCTTCTATCGTGAGGGATCGCTCCCACATCGAAGAGACTCTGAGACTGGCCGCTGAGGAAAACTCTGGAGATTATGCAG CTGCACTGCAGAAACTGATGAAGATCTATCACTCCTCCATCAAGCCAATGGAACAAGCTTACAAGTACAATGAATTACGACAACATGAGATTTCAG CCTACCCCGGACGAACGCTGGGGGACTCAGCCACAG ATGGAGAAATCACTTCCAAGCCCATGGTGCTGTTTCTGGGCCCGTGGAGTGTAGGCAAGTCATCTATGATCAACTACCTGCTGGGCCTACAGGACTTACCTTACCAGCTCTACACAG GCGCTGAACCCACTACCTCAGAATTTACCGTGATAATGCACGGAGAGAAGATACGCTCAGTGGAGGGCATTGTTATGGCTGCTGACAGTTCACGCTCTTTCTCACCCCTGGAGAAGTTTGGACAGAACTTCCTGGAGAAGCTTATTGGCATTGAGATGCCCCATAAGCTACTTGAAAGGGTCACCTTTGTCGACACACCTGGAATTATTGAGAACCGCAAGCAGCAAGAGAGAG GTTACCCCTTCAATGATGTGTGCCAGTGGTTCATTGACCGTGCTGACTTGATCTTTGTGGTATTTGACCCAACCAAGTTGGATGTGGGTCTGGAGTTGGAAATGCTTTTCCGCCAATTGAAGGGTCGCGAATCCCAAATACGCATCATCCTGAACAAAGCTGACAACTTGGCAACCCAGGACCTAATGCGTGTGTATGGTGCCCTGTTCTGGAGTTTAGCTCCGCTTATCAATGTTACTGAGCCACCCCGTGTCTACGTCAGCTCCTTCTGGCCCTACGACTACGCACCTGACACAAGTCGAGAGCTTTTCAAGCGTGAGGAGATCTCTCTCCTGGAGGACCTTAACCAGGTGATTGAGAACCGTCTAGAAAACAAGATAGCCTTCATCCGTCAGCATGGTATCCGCGTGCGCATCCATGGCCTGCTGGTAGACCGCTATGTCCAAACCTTCAAAGAGAGGATGAGCTTTTTCAGTGACCCTGATTTAGTTTTTAAAGAGATCGTAGATGACCCAGACAAATTCTTTATCTTCAAGTCCATCCTGGCCAAGACCAATGTCAGCAAGTTTGATCTGCCCAACCGTGATGCCTACCGTGATTTCTTTGGCGTCAACGCAGTGACTAATTTCAAGCCACTCACTGCCCAATGTTCCTACATGGGTGGCTGCCTGCTGGAAAAGATTGAGAGGGCCATCACGGCTGATCTTCCAGCCCTCCTAAGCAGCCTCACCTCTGGCAAAAACCCCATATTCTCTTCCTGCGAGGCCACCGGATGTGGGGAAAAGCCAAAAAACCGCTACAGAAGAAACTGa
- the polr3k gene encoding DNA-directed RNA polymerase III subunit RPC10: protein MLLFCPTCGNVLIVEEGQRCYRFACNTCPYVHNITRKVNNRKYPKLKEVDDVLGGAAAWENVDSTAEKCPKCEHPRAYFMQIQTRSADEPMTTFYKCCNAQCGNRWRD from the exons ATGCTTCTGTTTTGTCCAACTTGTGGGAATGTGCTGATTGTTGAGGAGGGACAGAGGTGCTACAGATTCGCCTGCAACACATGTCCTTATGTGCACAATATTACGAGGAAG GTGAACAACAGAAAATATCCCAAGCTAAAAGAGGTTGATGACGTCCTTGGAGGAGCTGCAGCATGGGAAAATGTTGATTCCACAGCAG aAAAATGTCCAAAGTGTGAACACCCAAGGGCTTACTTCATGCAGATTCAAACTAGATCAGCAGATGAACCAATGACTACTTTCTACAAATGTTGCAACGCTCAGTGCGGAAATCGATGGAGGGACTAA
- the LOC105898166 gene encoding immunoglobulin lambda-1 light chain-like, which translates to MLGTLCTLITALAYVSCHKAVTQTPSSLTVKKNEKATLHCNVEKDENKYVYWYKQIPLETPQYVLRFYHSHGSPDQYGTGFSSDHVTSKASSSKDYQLLISNVEVGDSATYYCATWDDTAKEWVFGQGTKLFVTDSVLPAASLTLFPPSSEELRADRVSVVCVAEDMPTGWAEVSWAVSGNPVSTGVSTGSPQQQPDKKFRLSSFLTIQTSEWTSGKDVSCQVACAGSKASKSIKQSDCST; encoded by the exons ATGCTGGGGACACTCTGCACTCTCATCACTGCTCTGGCGT ATGTCAGCTGTCATAAAGCGGTTACCCAGACACCATCATCTCTTACTgtgaaaaagaatgagaaagcAACCCTTCACTGTAACGTTGAGaaagatgaaaacaaatatGTGTATTGGTATAAACAGATTCCACTTGAAACTCCCCAGTATGTCTTAAGGTTCTACCACTCTCATGGTTCTCCTGATCAATATGGAACTGGTTTCTCATCTGACCATGTCACCTCCAAAGCCTCATCCAGCAAAGACTATCAGTTACTAATCAGCAATGTCGAGGTGGGAGACTCAGCCACATATTACTGTGCTACATGGGACGACACTGCTAAGGAGTGGGTG TTCGGACAAGGCACCAAGTTGTTTGTCACCG ACTCGGTGCTGCCTGCTGCGTCTCtgactctctttcctccctccagcGAGGAGCTACGGGCAGACAGAGTGTCAGTGGTATGTGTGGCAGAGGACATGCCCACGGGCTGGGCTGAGGTCAGCTGGGCCGTCAGTGGGAACCCGGTCAGCACCGGCGTCAGCACCGGCTCCCCTCAGCAGCAGCCCGACAAGAAGTTCCGGCTCAGCAGCTTTCTGACCATCCAGACGTCTGAGTGGACCAGCGGCAAGGACGTGTCCTGTCAGGTGGCCTGTGCCGGCTCCAAGGCCTCTAAGAGCATCAAGCAGTCAGACTGCAGCACCTGA